A portion of the Croceibacterium sp. TMG7-5b_MA50 genome contains these proteins:
- a CDS encoding beta-L-arabinofuranosidase domain-containing protein, which produces MTGHFSRRGFMHCAACATGAAGAAALSPAALAQARAAALRGQEVVHEFPYGAVKLTGGRIKEQFDHIHAHYLALDNDRVLKVFRENAGMPAPGPDMGGWYDRDGFVPGLTIGQYISGLARLGAATGDQAAHDKVAALVRGWGEAMIRADNPYAGPKAQEQWAAYVMDKYVVGLVDAYRLSGVEEARTLLPAIIEKCRPYISPVSRDRIGKVDPPYDETYVISENLFHVAEITGDRKYHDMAVHYLLNREWFDPLAAGQDVLPTKHAYSHTIALSSGAQAYLHLGDEKYRQALVNAWRFMEPQRFASGGWGPEEQFVPLGEGRLAASLNSSTAHFETPCGAFADLKLARYLIRFTGQPMYGDGLERTLYNTMLATRLPDSNGGYPYYSDYSSDGQKRYYHQEWPCCSGTLVQGVADYVLNVFFHDDDSLLVNLFTPSEVTWDRSGGAVTVVQETEYPATDTVRLRVAEPGNGRFALKLRVPAWTDGARLTVNGQAVAATPGELATITRQWAAGDVVEMVVPQPLRALPIAPENPETAALMRGAVMYVGLNPWEGIDQQVVALPQALEPMPGHDESYRAKVDDRNLVFVPYYDVDTETSATYFKIA; this is translated from the coding sequence ATGACGGGACATTTCTCTCGCCGCGGCTTCATGCATTGCGCCGCCTGTGCCACCGGGGCAGCGGGCGCCGCCGCGCTTTCCCCCGCCGCGCTGGCGCAGGCCCGTGCCGCCGCGCTGCGCGGGCAGGAAGTGGTGCATGAATTCCCCTACGGCGCGGTGAAGCTGACGGGTGGCCGGATCAAGGAGCAGTTCGACCACATCCACGCGCATTACCTGGCCCTCGACAATGATCGCGTGCTGAAGGTCTTCCGGGAGAATGCCGGCATGCCCGCCCCCGGCCCGGACATGGGCGGGTGGTACGACCGCGATGGCTTCGTCCCCGGCCTCACCATCGGGCAGTATATCTCCGGCCTTGCGCGCCTCGGCGCGGCGACCGGCGACCAGGCCGCGCATGACAAGGTGGCGGCGCTGGTGCGCGGCTGGGGGGAGGCGATGATCCGCGCCGACAACCCCTATGCCGGGCCCAAGGCGCAGGAGCAGTGGGCCGCCTATGTCATGGACAAATACGTCGTCGGCCTGGTCGATGCCTACCGCCTCAGCGGCGTGGAGGAGGCGCGCACCCTGCTGCCCGCCATCATCGAGAAGTGCCGCCCCTACATCTCCCCGGTATCGCGCGACCGGATCGGCAAGGTCGATCCGCCCTATGACGAGACCTATGTCATTTCGGAGAACCTGTTCCATGTGGCGGAGATCACCGGCGACCGGAAATATCACGACATGGCGGTGCATTACCTGCTGAACCGCGAATGGTTCGATCCGCTGGCGGCGGGGCAGGACGTGCTGCCGACTAAGCATGCCTACAGCCACACGATCGCGCTCAGCTCCGGCGCGCAGGCCTACCTGCACCTTGGCGACGAAAAGTACCGGCAGGCGCTGGTGAATGCCTGGCGCTTCATGGAACCGCAGCGCTTCGCATCGGGCGGCTGGGGGCCGGAGGAGCAGTTCGTGCCGCTGGGCGAAGGGCGCCTCGCCGCCAGCCTGAACAGCAGCACCGCCCATTTCGAAACGCCGTGCGGCGCCTTCGCCGACCTGAAGCTGGCGCGATATCTGATCCGCTTCACCGGGCAGCCGATGTATGGCGACGGGCTGGAACGCACGCTCTACAACACGATGCTCGCCACCCGCCTGCCGGACAGCAATGGCGGCTATCCCTATTACTCCGATTACAGTTCGGACGGGCAGAAGCGGTACTACCATCAGGAATGGCCGTGCTGTTCGGGCACGCTGGTGCAGGGCGTGGCGGATTACGTGCTGAACGTTTTCTTCCATGATGACGACAGCTTGCTGGTGAACCTGTTCACCCCGTCGGAAGTCACCTGGGACCGCTCCGGCGGCGCGGTAACGGTGGTGCAGGAAACCGAATATCCCGCGACCGACACCGTGCGCCTGCGCGTGGCGGAACCGGGCAATGGCCGCTTCGCGCTGAAGCTGCGCGTCCCCGCCTGGACCGACGGCGCGCGCCTGACCGTGAACGGGCAGGCGGTCGCGGCGACGCCGGGCGAACTCGCCACGATCACCCGGCAGTGGGCCGCGGGCGACGTGGTGGAGATGGTCGTGCCGCAGCCGCTGCGCGCCCTGCCCATCGCGCCCGAGAACCCGGAGACAGCCGCACTGATGCGCGGCGCGGTGATGTATGTCGGCCTGAACCCGTGGGAGGGGATCGACCAGCAGGTCGTCGCCCTGCCGCAGGCGCTGGAGCCGATGCCGGGGCATGACGAATCCTACCGGGCGAAGGTGGACGACCGGAACCTGGTGTTCGTCCCCTATTACGACGTCGATACAGAGACTTCCGCCACCTACTTCAAGATCGCCTGA